GAGTTTCTATTTTATCAATGGTGGGAATGGTGGTATGCCCCTATTTCTGGACAGAAAGGAGCAATTTCTTCTATGACTTGTAAACCTAAATTAATCACCATAGATGCCAAAACATGATCAGAAGAAAACCGTAAATAATTATCTCCAATTTCTAAAGATACGTGACGATTTCCTAAATGATAACTAGCTCGTATTAAATCAAGAGAATGATGACTAATAATAGTCATTACAGGCTCTGATTTGGCTCTCACTTTCACTACAACTGTGCCATTTTCATCGGTTAATAAATCACCATCAACAAGAATAGTACCCCTCTTTAAATTCAACTTAATTTCTTGCCCATCAATAATAAATTTTTGTCTCGTTTTTTGCCTTTCCTCTGCGGTTAATAAAATATCAAAATCAATATCTTGGGGAATATTTTTATCTACATATCTATCTAAAACAATCATTATTCATCAATTATCCCGAACTGAGTTTTATTGTTATCAATTATCCATTTTCAATTATCAATTATTTAATAGGATTATGAACCGTAACTAATTTTGTACCATCAAGAAAAGTCGCCTCAACCTGCACCTCGTCAATCATTTCCGCAATGCCATCCATTACATCATCTTTGGTTAATAAAGTAGTGCCATAACTCATTAATTCTGCCACACTACGCCCTTCCCTTGCACCTTCGAGGATAGCAGAGGATATATAAGCAATAGCTTCAGGATAGTTAAGTTTTAATCCTTTGGCTTTTCTTCTTTCTGCTAACAATCCTGCGGTGAAAATTAATAATTTATCTTTTTCTTGGGGTGATAATTGCATGGTCTTTTTTACTGAACAAAATTTAATTGTAATCTTATCTTACGCCGAGATATTTATGGGTTTGTAAACTTAGGCGCCATTGAGGATTTTCTTTGATGTAGTTAAAAATTAAGTCTTGAGTATCAGGGCTATTCCATTCTGGTTGTAAATATTTGATGGTGTGGGAAGGTACTTTTTTGGCTTCGGATAATGCCCAGATGAAGTCTTTTTCTTGACTAATAACTACTTTTAACTCACTAGCATGGTTATAAATACTTTCATGGGGTTTTTTATAGGGTTTGGGGGAAAATGTTACCCAGTCAAATATACCCGAAAAAGGGTGGGCGCCTGATGTTTCTAAATGGATATTTTTACCTGTTTTTTTTAGTTCTAAAGTGAGGGGTTTTAAGTCATGTAAGAGGGGTTCTCCTCCTGTAATAATAATGATATTAGTATTGATTTGTTTTATTTGATTGACAATTTTTTCTACGCTGTGAAGCGGATATTTTTTTGTTGACCATGTTTCTTTTTGATCACACCAAGGACAAAAGACATCGCAACCAGCGAGGCGAATAAAATAGGCGTTAACTCCTGCATAAAATCCTTCTCCTTGGACGGAGTGGAAGGTTTCAACGATGGGATATTGATAACTTAAGTTATCTTTTATGGGTGCATTTTTTTCGATTATATTGATCATGAAATGATTTAATTGGGTAAGGTAGTTTTAATACTTTCTAGGCTATTAATTAACTGTTTTATTTTTTCTAAATCTTTTTTCCCAGGGCTGATTTCTACTTTACTAGAAAGATCAATTCCATCACATTTAAGGGTATTCAAAGCAGTGATGACATTATCTGGGCTAATACCTCCTGCCACTAGCCAAGGGCGTGAGGGGCGAAATTCGCTTAATTCTTGCCAGTTAAAGGTTTTCCCTGTGCCTCCATGGATGCCTTTTTGGTAAGTATCGATTAAGAGGGTGTCGACAAAGGGTAAGTATTTTTCGGCTTCTTGTTGAGATTGGGAATTTTTGTGTCTGATGGCTTTGATAATTTCAATATCGGGTAAATGTTCCCGTAATTGATTACAAAAATCAATGTCTTCTTCTCCATGGAGTTGAACACCTGTGAGTTTTGCTTCTTTTATTATATCGATAATTTCGGTCACAGAAGCGTTTACAAATACGCCGATGGTGCTAACTTGGGGGGGGAGTTTTTCAACGATCGCCCTTATACTAGAAGGAGAGATATAACGGGGAGAGTCTTTGACACATATAAAACCAATGGTATCTACTCCCATAGATGCGATCGCCCTTGCCTCCTCAACATTAGTCAAACCACAGATTTTTATACGCATGATTTAGAGAATCAATATTATTAATAAAAGTTAACAAAAAAAAGTTAATTAAAGTTAAGTAAATCGGCAAAAAACCGTTGGAAAGAGTACAATAACCGAAATAGTTAACATAATCAAATTTATCATAAAAATGGATTTAATGACTTTTCCTAGCTTATTAGCCCAAGTACCCCAAACCGTGGAATGGAATTTCCAAGTAGCCCTAGTAATGATTTCTGCTAATTTAGTCGCAATTTTCATTGGGCGCTTTGCCATCCAAAAAGCAGGAGTAGGCCCTGACTTACCCATTTCCAAACCTGATGTCTGGAAAAATTTTGGAGTACCCGAATTACTAGCCACCGTTAGTTTAGGTCATATCCTAGGGGCAGGATTTATTCTCGGATTGTCTAATGCAGGATTATTATAATTAATCATATAGTGGTCAGTGTTAGGTAAAATAGGGAAGAATAGATAAACAAATTCAGATAAAAGATCATTCTTCGACTAAAATAAACTTGTTAAAATAGTTGTTGTTGATTTATAACTATAAAAAATATCTATCCAGATGGAATGTTGGTGATTACCTTAACTCTTTTGCACCCTCTCAAATCGACTCCCGTTCAAAAATGGAATTTTGAACCAAATACGGTGATCAGAATTGGCAGGGCCAATGATAATGATGTTGTATTATATAGTGCTGTGGTTTCCCGTCACCATCTGGAAATTCGCCCCAGAAATGATGACTGGGCATTAATCAGCTTAGGCTCTAATGGTACTTTTGTTAATGGTCGTAAAATTAATAAAGTATTGGTAAAAGATGGAATGATCATTCGTTTGGCTAGTTCAGGGCCAAAAATACTGATACAATTAAGTTCCGATGACGAAGACTCTACCATGGGAAGAAGTAAAAATATCTCAGCAAAACCCATCAGCAGTAAAGATATTTCCAAGGAAACGGTGATGAATTAACCGATGGCGTTTTTAGTTATCTTGGTTAACTCTTCCCCTGATGGGGTAGTCAAATCGCTATAGGCATCCAGCCATAACAAATACTCCACATTACCCGCAGGCCCTTGAATGGGAGAAGGGATTAAACCTTTATACTTCCATCCTATATTTATAGCACAATCAAGCACCGAGGCGATCGCCTCTGCCTGTAAACGATAATCCCTCACCACCCCATTTTTACCTACCTTTCCCTTGCCCACCTCAAACTGAGGCTTGACTAATAACACCACCTCTCGAGAATCCACCAACAACTCCCAAAGAGTAGGTAACACTTTAGTTAAAGAAATAAACGATAAATCCATCACTCCCAAATTAGGAGGCTCACTATCGTGATATAAATCATCATAAGTAAGATAACGGAAATTAGTCCTCTCCCTCAATACCAAACGCTCATCTTGCCTTATTTTCCATG
The sequence above is a segment of the Cyanobacterium stanieri PCC 7202 genome. Coding sequences within it:
- a CDS encoding urease, gamma subunit (PFAM: Urease, gamma subunit~TIGRFAM: urease, gamma subunit~COGs: COG0831 Urea amidohydrolase (urease) gamma subunit~InterPro IPR012010:IPR002026~KEGG: cyc:PCC7424_4411 urease, gamma subunit~PFAM: Urease gamma subunit region~PRIAM: Urease~SPTR: Urease subunit gamma;~TIGRFAM: urease, gamma subunit); the encoded protein is MQLSPQEKDKLLIFTAGLLAERRKAKGLKLNYPEAIAYISSAILEGAREGRSVAELMSYGTTLLTKDDVMDGIAEMIDEVQVEATFLDGTKLVTVHNPIK
- a CDS encoding hemolysin A (PFAM: S4 domain; FtsJ-like methyltransferase~TIGRFAM: hemolysin TlyA family protein~COGs: COG1189 rRNA methylase~InterPro IPR002942:IPR002877:IPR004538~KEGG: syp:SYNPCC7002_A0475 hemolysin A~PFAM: RNA-binding S4 domain protein; ribosomal RNA methyltransferase RrmJ/FtsJ~SMART: RNA-binding S4 domain protein~SPTR: Hemolysin A;~TIGRFAM: hemolysin A) → MAKERLDTLLTSQGLCDSRALAQKLIRAGKVKVKGQIVDKPGTLINADSLIEVKEEPPFVSRGGEKLVKALEYFAIEVEGRICLDGGISTGGFTDCLFQKGAKKVYGIDVGYGQVAWKIRQDERLVLRERTNFRYLTYDDLYHDSEPPNLGVMDLSFISLTKVLPTLWELLVDSREVVLLVKPQFEVGKGKVGKNGVVRDYRLQAEAIASVLDCAINIGWKYKGLIPSPIQGPAGNVEYLLWLDAYSDLTTPSGEELTKITKNAIG
- a CDS encoding phosphoribosylanthranilate isomerase (PFAM: N-(5'phosphoribosyl)anthranilate (PRA) isomerase~COGs: COG0135 Phosphoribosylanthranilate isomerase~InterPro IPR001240~KEGG: cyc:PCC7424_0363 N-(5'-phosphoribosyl)anthranilate isomerase~PFAM: N-(5'phosphoribosyl)anthranilate isomerase (PRAI)~PRIAM: Phosphoribosylanthranilate isomerase~SPTR: N-(5'-phosphoribosyl)anthranilate isomerase), whose translation is MRIKICGLTNVEEARAIASMGVDTIGFICVKDSPRYISPSSIRAIVEKLPPQVSTIGVFVNASVTEIIDIIKEAKLTGVQLHGEEDIDFCNQLREHLPDIEIIKAIRHKNSQSQQEAEKYLPFVDTLLIDTYQKGIHGGTGKTFNWQELSEFRPSRPWLVAGGISPDNVITALNTLKCDGIDLSSKVEISPGKKDLEKIKQLINSLESIKTTLPN
- a CDS encoding UreE urease accessory domain-containing protein (PFAM: UreE urease accessory protein, C-terminal domain; UreE urease accessory protein, N-terminal domain~COGs: COG2371 Urease accessory protein UreE~InterPro IPR012406:IPR004029:IPR007864~KEGG: syp:SYNPCC7002_A0720 urease accessory protein E~PFAM: UreE urease accessory domain-containing protein~SPTR: Urease accessory protein ureE) is translated as MIVLDRYVDKNIPQDIDFDILLTAEERQKTRQKFIIDGQEIKLNLKRGTILVDGDLLTDENGTVVVKVRAKSEPVMTIISHHSLDLIRASYHLGNRHVSLEIGDNYLRFSSDHVLASMVINLGLQVIEEIAPFCPEIGAYHHSHH
- a CDS encoding Radical SAM domain protein (PFAM: Radical SAM superfamily~COGs: COG0602 Organic radical activating protein~InterPro IPR007197~KEGG: cyc:PCC7424_1319 radical SAM domain protein~PFAM: Radical SAM domain protein~SPTR: Radical SAM): MINIIEKNAPIKDNLSYQYPIVETFHSVQGEGFYAGVNAYFIRLAGCDVFCPWCDQKETWSTKKYPLHSVEKIVNQIKQINTNIIIITGGEPLLHDLKPLTLELKKTGKNIHLETSGAHPFSGIFDWVTFSPKPYKKPHESIYNHASELKVVISQEKDFIWALSEAKKVPSHTIKYLQPEWNSPDTQDLIFNYIKENPQWRLSLQTHKYLGVR
- a CDS encoding photosystem I reaction center subunit PsaK (PFAM: Photosystem I psaG / psaK~TIGRFAM: photosystem I reaction center subunit PsaK~InterPro IPR000549:IPR017492~KEGG: syf:Synpcc7942_0407 photosystem I reaction center subunit X~PFAM: photosystem I psaG/psaK protein~SPTR: Photosystem I reaction center subunit X;~TIGRFAM: photosystem I reaction center subunit PsaK), producing the protein MTFPSLLAQVPQTVEWNFQVALVMISANLVAIFIGRFAIQKAGVGPDLPISKPDVWKNFGVPELLATVSLGHILGAGFILGLSNAGLL
- a CDS encoding FHA domain containing protein (PFAM: FHA domain~COGs: COG1716 FOG: FHA domain~InterPro IPR000253~KEGG: syp:SYNPCC7002_A0474 FHA domain-containing protein~PFAM: Forkhead-associated protein~SMART: Forkhead-associated protein~SPTR: FHA domain protein) gives rise to the protein MLVITLTLLHPLKSTPVQKWNFEPNTVIRIGRANDNDVVLYSAVVSRHHLEIRPRNDDWALISLGSNGTFVNGRKINKVLVKDGMIIRLASSGPKILIQLSSDDEDSTMGRSKNISAKPISSKDISKETVMN